From one Prochlorococcus marinus str. MIT 0912 genomic stretch:
- a CDS encoding TVP38/TMEM64 family protein — protein MALFTGGFILLVFLIQTYGIEPLRSAVKEMGIWAPLGILILRGISVILPALPSSVYSLLAGSLLGFKTGYLTIFISDLIFCQLAFFIARNFGRAPVRKLVGVKAMKRIEGFNQNQLEGNFFLMTGLLMTGLFDFLSYALGIGGTSWRIFTPALIISLLISDSIIVAVGAGVSQGAGLMLGGALLGMFALATIAGFNKNRVSETQEKSQ, from the coding sequence ATTGCATTATTCACAGGTGGTTTTATTTTACTTGTCTTCTTAATTCAGACTTATGGAATTGAACCATTAAGAAGTGCCGTTAAAGAAATGGGCATTTGGGCACCTCTTGGAATTCTTATACTTCGTGGAATAAGCGTAATCCTTCCAGCATTGCCTAGCTCAGTTTATTCACTTTTAGCTGGATCATTACTTGGCTTCAAAACAGGTTATCTAACTATTTTTATTTCTGACCTAATTTTTTGCCAGTTAGCATTTTTTATAGCTAGAAATTTCGGACGTGCTCCTGTTCGGAAATTAGTTGGCGTAAAAGCCATGAAAAGAATTGAGGGTTTTAATCAAAATCAACTAGAAGGAAATTTCTTTCTAATGACAGGTTTATTAATGACTGGACTTTTTGATTTTTTAAGCTATGCACTTGGGATAGGGGGAACAAGTTGGAGGATTTTCACGCCAGCTCTAATAATCAGTTTATTAATAAGCGATTCAATTATTGTTGCTGTTGGAGCAGGAGTAAGTCAGGGCGCAGGACTAATGCTTGGGGGAGCTTTACTGGGCATGTTTGCACTAGCAACAATCGCTGGATTTAATAAAAATAGAGTCTCAGAAACTCAAGAGAAAAGCCAATGA
- the nrdR gene encoding transcriptional regulator NrdR yields MQCPSCQNTDSRVLESRSADSGRSVRRRRECLNCDFRFTTYERIETTPITVLKRSGAKELFNRSKIINGLSRACEKTLINASKIEFIVDEIELELHQGIRKEIKTNEIGEMVLTHLKDINEVAYIRFASVYRQFDGINDFMKTLESLKPIKNEQLASVL; encoded by the coding sequence ATGCAGTGCCCATCTTGTCAAAATACAGACAGTCGAGTTCTTGAATCTCGTTCAGCCGATTCTGGCAGAAGTGTAAGAAGAAGAAGGGAGTGCTTAAATTGCGACTTCCGATTTACTACATATGAAAGAATAGAAACAACACCAATTACTGTTTTAAAAAGAAGCGGAGCAAAAGAATTATTTAATCGAAGTAAAATAATTAATGGTTTAAGTAGAGCATGTGAAAAAACACTTATAAATGCATCTAAAATTGAATTTATTGTTGATGAAATAGAATTAGAACTCCATCAAGGAATACGCAAAGAAATAAAAACAAATGAGATTGGAGAAATGGTGCTTACACATCTAAAAGATATTAATGAAGTTGCTTATATCAGATTTGCCTCTGTTTATAGACAATTTGATGGAATTAATGATTTCATGAAAACCCTTGAATCACTAAAACCCATAAAAAATGAACAATTGGCATCAGTTCTTTAA
- a CDS encoding HAD family hydrolase, with amino-acid sequence MAELLIKNSSVGFIKAIIFDKDGTLSNSEECLLELAKTRIDFFEARFKKLRLSNIKIWFLRKFLSSVYGLKKDYLSANASLAIASREQNIISTATIFTLFGFDWFQSLSIGKEIFNEVDIYLSNQKGNNKKQRALISGALDLLVSLKKKGVSIALMTNDTQGGIEEFICKNKLEGIFDYIWSAENKPSKPNPKAVIELCKKMNFNPSDCALISDADTDLRMAKEAGVPIVVGFNGGWETPPRLTEKRFLIEKLNELKIHSSN; translated from the coding sequence ATGGCAGAGCTTTTAATAAAAAATAGTTCTGTTGGTTTTATTAAGGCAATAATATTTGATAAGGATGGAACATTATCAAATAGTGAAGAATGCTTATTAGAACTTGCTAAAACTAGGATAGATTTTTTTGAAGCTAGATTTAAAAAATTAAGACTCAGCAATATTAAAATTTGGTTTTTGAGAAAGTTCCTTAGTTCTGTTTATGGATTAAAAAAAGATTATCTTTCAGCTAATGCATCCTTAGCAATAGCTTCTAGAGAGCAAAATATTATATCTACTGCCACGATTTTTACCCTATTTGGTTTCGATTGGTTTCAATCACTTTCAATAGGTAAAGAAATCTTCAATGAAGTAGATATTTATCTTTCTAATCAAAAAGGTAATAATAAAAAGCAGAGAGCTCTAATTTCAGGAGCTTTAGATCTATTGGTTTCTCTAAAAAAAAAAGGAGTATCTATTGCACTAATGACAAATGATACACAAGGAGGAATTGAAGAATTTATTTGCAAGAATAAATTAGAAGGTATATTTGATTATATTTGGAGTGCTGAGAATAAACCGTCAAAACCTAACCCAAAAGCAGTTATAGAACTTTGCAAAAAAATGAACTTTAATCCTTCAGATTGTGCTCTTATTTCAGATGCAGATACTGATTTAAGAATGGCCAAAGAAGCGGGCGTACCAATAGTTGTAGGCTTTAATGGTGGCTGGGAAACCCCCCCCAGACTTACTGAAAAAAGATTTCTTATAGAAAAATTAAATGAATTAAAAATTCATTCAAGCAACTAA
- a CDS encoding photosystem II reaction center protein T, whose translation MEAFSYVLILTLALVTLFFAVAFRDPPKYDK comes from the coding sequence ATGGAAGCTTTCTCCTACGTGCTAATCCTTACTTTGGCACTTGTAACTCTCTTCTTTGCTGTCGCATTCCGCGATCCTCCGAAATACGACAAGTAA
- a CDS encoding photosystem I reaction center subunit XII, giving the protein MMNLLFGVQSTFDLSKVDFSSGLGINSPDLAGISFLMVIFAGVLALRLGTTLRDS; this is encoded by the coding sequence ATGATGAACCTTTTATTTGGCGTTCAAAGTACGTTTGATCTATCCAAGGTAGATTTCTCATCAGGGCTAGGTATAAATTCACCTGATCTTGCTGGCATATCATTTTTAATGGTTATTTTTGCAGGGGTTTTAGCTTTGAGGCTTGGAACAACTCTTAGAGATTCCTAG
- the psbM gene encoding photosystem II reaction center protein PsbM: METTSFGFAASLLFVGVPTIFLIGLFVSTSDGEKSSFYSDSSKGRLSPNPKK; encoded by the coding sequence ATGGAAACCACTAGTTTTGGCTTTGCCGCAAGTCTTTTATTTGTTGGAGTACCAACTATTTTTCTTATTGGTTTGTTTGTTTCTACCAGTGATGGTGAAAAATCAAGCTTTTATTCAGATTCCAGCAAGGGTAGATTGAGTCCTAATCCTAAAAAGTAA
- a CDS encoding DUF2470 domain-containing protein yields the protein MNSESINQESSTRICNHMNKDHEDAVNAYAKYYGKIKTFKSAKMISLSPKSFQLKIDDQTVEIKFDHILQDCSDAHKTLVKMIKAIPEL from the coding sequence ATGAATTCCGAGTCAATTAACCAAGAATCAAGTACAAGGATATGTAATCATATGAACAAAGATCATGAAGATGCAGTTAATGCATATGCAAAATATTATGGAAAAATTAAAACTTTTAAATCAGCGAAAATGATAAGCCTATCTCCCAAATCTTTTCAGCTTAAAATTGATGACCAGACAGTAGAAATAAAATTTGATCATATTCTTCAAGACTGTTCGGATGCTCATAAAACATTGGTGAAGATGATTAAAGCTATTCCTGAGTTATGA
- a CDS encoding acyl-CoA thioesterase yields the protein MSSRNNQWKLIKTVLPQHTDHAGVMWHGSYLNFLEEGRIDALDQLGLSYSKLSEKGFEIPVISIQLRYKISFIHGEKVLLKSQFKLENKIRLNCKTLFLKSNGAIGAEAIIGLVVVRKINHSIKLVKDLPVDIKKILLMLEEGPEF from the coding sequence ATGAGTTCAAGAAATAATCAATGGAAATTAATAAAAACCGTTTTACCCCAGCATACTGATCATGCTGGGGTTATGTGGCATGGATCTTATTTAAACTTCTTAGAAGAGGGTAGAATTGATGCTTTGGATCAACTTGGACTTTCATATTCAAAATTATCTGAAAAGGGATTTGAAATCCCAGTTATTTCAATTCAACTTAGATATAAAATTTCTTTTATTCATGGCGAAAAGGTTCTATTAAAGAGTCAATTTAAGCTAGAAAATAAAATAAGACTTAATTGTAAAACTTTATTCTTAAAATCAAATGGTGCTATTGGTGCAGAAGCAATAATTGGACTTGTTGTTGTAAGAAAAATAAATCACTCAATAAAGTTAGTAAAAGACTTACCAGTAGATATAAAAAAGATATTATTAATGCTCGAAGAAGGTCCTGAGTTTTAA
- a CDS encoding NAD-dependent epimerase/dehydratase family protein, translated as MKSKVSNETILVTGAAGFIGAALVKALLTLDCKVIGIDNLNDYYSTSLKRSRLTEIEKISRKNGEWFFYQIPIEDNKVLQDIINRYNPKVFVHLAAQAGVRYSITNPAAYIQSNLVGFGNVLEGCRQHKIPHLIYASSSSVYGGNKNLPFYEEQAVNHPVSLYAATKKSNELMAHTYSHLYDLPTTGLRFFTVYGPWGRPDMAPMIFARSILNNEPIKVFNHGKMQRDFTYIDDVVEGVIRCCFKKASIDDHFNPLIPNPSTSSAPYRIFNIGNSHPIQLTYFIELLEKNLGKKAIKNLQPMQPGDVVSTAARMDLLNSWVEYKPTTSIENGIKMFAEWYLDYFKNTY; from the coding sequence ATGAAATCAAAGGTAAGTAATGAGACAATTCTTGTAACAGGTGCTGCAGGTTTTATTGGCGCGGCTTTGGTGAAAGCTCTTCTTACTTTGGATTGTAAAGTTATAGGTATTGATAACTTAAATGACTATTATTCTACTTCCTTAAAGAGATCTAGATTAACTGAAATTGAGAAAATTTCTAGGAAAAATGGAGAATGGTTTTTTTATCAGATTCCTATAGAAGATAATAAAGTATTGCAAGACATAATTAATAGATACAACCCAAAAGTTTTTGTTCACCTAGCGGCGCAAGCTGGTGTTCGTTATTCAATAACTAACCCTGCGGCATATATACAAAGCAATTTGGTGGGTTTTGGAAATGTACTTGAAGGATGTAGGCAGCATAAGATTCCTCATTTGATTTATGCATCTAGCAGCTCTGTTTATGGTGGCAATAAAAATCTTCCTTTCTATGAAGAACAAGCAGTAAATCATCCAGTGAGTTTGTATGCGGCTACTAAGAAATCTAATGAATTAATGGCCCATACCTATAGTCACTTATATGACTTGCCAACAACTGGGCTTCGATTTTTTACCGTTTATGGCCCATGGGGAAGACCCGATATGGCTCCAATGATTTTTGCGAGATCAATTTTAAATAATGAGCCAATAAAAGTATTTAATCACGGAAAAATGCAGAGGGATTTCACTTACATCGATGATGTAGTAGAGGGGGTAATTCGTTGTTGCTTCAAGAAAGCAAGTATTGATGATCACTTTAATCCACTTATTCCTAACCCTTCAACTTCATCTGCACCTTATAGGATTTTTAATATAGGTAATTCGCATCCAATTCAACTCACATATTTTATAGAGTTATTAGAGAAGAATTTAGGAAAGAAAGCTATAAAGAATTTGCAACCTATGCAGCCAGGAGATGTGGTTTCTACAGCTGCAAGGATGGATTTGCTTAATTCATGGGTAGAATATAAACCCACAACATCCATAGAGAATGGTATTAAAATGTTTGCTGAATGGTACTTAGATTATTTTAAAAATACCTATTGA
- the psbB gene encoding photosystem II chlorophyll-binding protein CP47 encodes MGLPWYRVHTVVINDPGRLLAVHLMHTALLAGWAGSMALYELAIFDPSDPVLNPMWRQGMYVMPFMARLGITGSWNGWDITGATGVDPGFWSFEGVAAAHIVFSGLLMLAAVWHWTYWDLELWEDSRTGEPALDLPRIFGIHLFLAGLTCFGFGAFHCSTVGIWVSDPYGLTGHVEKVAPVWGAEGFNPFNAGGIVANHIGAGLLGIIGGIFHITNRPGERLYRALKLGSLEGVLASALAAVLFVSFVVAGTMWYGSATTPVELFGPTRYQWDSGYFKTEINRRVQESMNDGASKAEAYGAIPEQLAFYDYVGNSPAKGGLFRVGAMVNGDGVPSGWQGHISFTDSDGNDLEVRRIPNFFENFPVILEDKDGNVKADIPFRRAEAKYSIEQTGVTATVYGGELNGQTFTDPVIVKRLARKSQLGEAFKFDRDRYKSDGVFRSSPRAWFTYAHLCFGLLFLFGHWWHAARTLFGDRFSGIDPELGDQVEFGLFKKLGDESTRRVPGRA; translated from the coding sequence ATGGGATTGCCCTGGTATCGGGTGCACACAGTCGTTATCAACGACCCTGGCCGCCTCTTGGCCGTGCACCTCATGCATACTGCTTTGTTAGCCGGCTGGGCCGGCTCAATGGCCTTATATGAATTGGCCATTTTTGATCCTTCTGATCCAGTACTTAATCCAATGTGGCGCCAAGGCATGTATGTCATGCCCTTTATGGCCCGCCTTGGAATTACAGGCAGCTGGAACGGATGGGATATAACCGGTGCAACCGGAGTTGACCCCGGTTTCTGGAGCTTCGAAGGTGTTGCTGCAGCTCATATAGTTTTCAGTGGTCTTTTGATGCTCGCTGCTGTATGGCACTGGACATACTGGGACCTTGAATTGTGGGAAGATTCCCGCACTGGAGAACCAGCTTTAGATCTTCCAAGAATCTTTGGAATTCATCTCTTTTTAGCTGGCTTGACCTGCTTTGGGTTTGGCGCATTTCATTGTTCAACCGTTGGCATATGGGTTTCTGATCCATATGGATTAACTGGTCATGTAGAAAAAGTTGCTCCAGTTTGGGGCGCAGAAGGATTTAATCCATTCAATGCTGGAGGAATTGTCGCTAATCACATTGGTGCAGGACTCTTAGGAATAATTGGTGGAATATTCCATATCACCAATAGACCGGGAGAAAGGCTTTATAGAGCTTTAAAGCTTGGAAGCCTAGAAGGAGTTCTTGCCAGTGCTCTGGCTGCTGTTCTTTTTGTTTCTTTCGTAGTCGCTGGAACCATGTGGTATGGATCAGCAACAACACCAGTTGAGCTATTTGGTCCTACTAGATATCAATGGGATTCTGGGTATTTCAAAACTGAAATCAACCGCAGAGTTCAAGAGTCTATGAATGATGGTGCCTCAAAAGCTGAAGCATATGGAGCCATCCCTGAGCAATTAGCTTTCTATGACTATGTTGGCAACAGTCCTGCTAAAGGAGGTCTCTTCAGAGTTGGGGCAATGGTTAATGGCGATGGAGTTCCAAGTGGATGGCAAGGTCACATCTCATTTACTGATAGTGATGGAAATGACTTAGAAGTAAGAAGAATTCCAAATTTCTTTGAAAACTTCCCTGTCATTCTTGAAGACAAGGATGGAAACGTTAAAGCTGACATTCCTTTCCGTCGCGCAGAAGCTAAGTACTCCATTGAACAAACTGGTGTCACAGCTACTGTTTATGGTGGTGAATTAAATGGACAAACATTTACTGATCCAGTAATAGTCAAACGTCTAGCTAGAAAGTCTCAACTTGGAGAAGCCTTCAAGTTTGACAGAGATCGCTACAAGTCAGATGGTGTATTCAGAAGCTCTCCAAGAGCATGGTTCACTTATGCACACTTGTGCTTTGGCTTGTTATTCCTCTTCGGGCACTGGTGGCACGCTGCAAGAACTCTATTTGGCGACAGATTCTCAGGTATCGATCCAGAACTTGGGGATCAGGTTGAGTTTGGTCTCTTCAAAAAACTTGGAGACGAATCAACCCGCCGAGTTCCTGGTCGAGCCTAA
- the metK gene encoding methionine adenosyltransferase has translation MSRYVFTSESVTEGHPDKICDQVSDAVLDACLSADPTSRVACEAVVNTGLCLITGEITSKAEVDFNKLVRDVIKSIGYRSASDGGFDANSCAVLVALDQQSSDIAQGVNEAEDHSTDPLDQVGAGDQGIMFGFACDETPELMPLPISLAHRLARRLALVRHQKIIDYLLPDGKTQVSVSYENGVPRSIDTILISTQHKSEVAGITLEEEIQKRIAKDLWKFVVEPATEDLPLKPAKESTRFLVNPTGKFVIGGPQGDAGLTGRKIIVDTYGGYARHGGGAFSGKDPTKVDRSAAYAARFVAKALVAASLAKKVEVQLSYAIGVAKPISILVDSFGTGKVSDSELTRLVQDQFDLRPSAIIKAFDLQNLPSNRGGRFYRDTAAYGHFGRTDILLPWEDVSQKAKELSLLR, from the coding sequence ATGAGTAGATACGTTTTCACATCTGAATCTGTCACGGAAGGTCATCCAGACAAAATCTGTGATCAAGTGAGTGACGCAGTTTTAGATGCATGCTTAAGTGCAGATCCAACCAGCAGAGTCGCATGCGAAGCAGTTGTTAATACTGGCTTATGTTTAATAACTGGAGAAATAACTTCCAAAGCAGAGGTGGATTTCAACAAGCTTGTTAGAGACGTCATCAAAAGCATTGGCTATAGAAGTGCTAGTGATGGGGGATTTGATGCTAATAGTTGCGCAGTTCTAGTCGCACTTGACCAACAGTCTTCAGATATAGCTCAAGGTGTAAATGAAGCTGAAGATCATTCAACAGATCCGCTAGATCAAGTTGGGGCTGGTGATCAGGGGATAATGTTTGGATTTGCTTGTGACGAGACTCCTGAACTTATGCCCTTGCCAATAAGTCTCGCTCATCGATTAGCAAGAAGGCTTGCGTTAGTGAGGCATCAAAAAATAATCGATTATCTTTTACCTGATGGAAAAACTCAAGTAAGTGTCTCTTATGAAAACGGAGTACCCCGCTCCATAGACACAATTCTGATTTCTACTCAGCACAAATCAGAAGTTGCAGGAATAACGCTTGAAGAGGAAATTCAGAAAAGAATTGCTAAAGACCTATGGAAATTTGTTGTTGAGCCTGCTACTGAAGACCTACCTCTAAAACCCGCGAAAGAATCAACACGCTTCCTTGTTAATCCCACTGGGAAATTTGTTATTGGAGGTCCTCAAGGCGACGCAGGTCTAACTGGAAGAAAAATAATTGTAGACACATATGGAGGATATGCTCGACATGGAGGAGGCGCTTTCTCGGGGAAAGACCCTACTAAAGTAGATAGATCTGCAGCTTATGCAGCAAGATTTGTTGCGAAGGCATTAGTTGCAGCAAGCCTTGCAAAAAAAGTTGAAGTTCAATTAAGTTACGCAATCGGAGTCGCAAAACCTATATCGATACTTGTAGATTCATTTGGTACAGGAAAGGTTTCAGACTCTGAACTGACACGACTTGTACAAGATCAATTCGATCTAAGACCAAGCGCAATTATTAAAGCATTCGATCTTCAAAACCTACCAAGTAATAGAGGTGGACGTTTTTATAGAGATACTGCTGCCTATGGTCATTTTGGTAGAACGGATATTCTTCTTCCATGGGAGGACGTATCTCAAAAAGCAAAAGAACTAAGTTTACTAAGATAA
- a CDS encoding 30S ribosomal protein S1 produces MSENPASKVQEKNSEKEESISEEIISNSVNAEFEENSMNELKEEDIPKNIPAADNSSSRTNKSDLESAGFTLDEFASLLSKYDYNFKPGDIVNGTVFALESKGAMIDIGAKTAAFMPMQEVSINRVEGLSDVLQPSEIREFFIMTEENEDGQLSLSIRRIEYQRAWERVRQLQKEDATIYSEVFATNRGGALVRVEGLRGFIPGSHISTRKAKEELVADFLPLKFLEVDEERNRLVLSHRRALVERKMNRLEVGEVVVGAVRGIKPYGAFIDIGGVSGLLHISEISHEHIETPHSVLNVNDQMKVMIIDLDAERGRISLSTKALEPEPGDMLTDPQKVFDKAEEMAARYKQMLLEQAEEGEDPIAVMTI; encoded by the coding sequence ATGTCTGAAAATCCAGCAAGCAAAGTTCAAGAAAAGAATTCTGAAAAAGAAGAATCAATATCTGAAGAAATTATCTCAAATTCCGTAAACGCAGAATTTGAAGAGAATTCCATGAACGAATTAAAAGAAGAAGATATTCCAAAAAACATTCCTGCTGCTGATAACTCTTCAAGCAGAACTAATAAGAGTGATCTTGAAAGTGCAGGATTTACTCTTGATGAATTTGCATCTTTACTAAGTAAATATGACTACAATTTCAAACCTGGAGATATAGTCAATGGAACTGTTTTTGCTCTTGAATCCAAAGGAGCAATGATTGACATTGGTGCTAAAACAGCTGCTTTCATGCCAATGCAGGAAGTATCAATAAATAGAGTCGAGGGCCTAAGTGATGTTTTACAGCCTTCAGAAATTAGAGAATTTTTTATAATGACTGAAGAGAATGAGGATGGTCAGTTATCTTTATCAATTAGAAGAATTGAGTACCAACGCGCTTGGGAAAGAGTTAGACAATTGCAAAAAGAAGATGCCACAATTTATTCAGAGGTTTTTGCTACTAATAGAGGTGGAGCACTTGTTAGAGTTGAAGGGCTTAGAGGTTTTATCCCTGGATCCCATATAAGTACTAGAAAGGCAAAAGAGGAACTAGTCGCTGATTTTCTACCTTTAAAATTCTTAGAAGTTGATGAAGAAAGGAATAGGCTAGTTTTAAGTCATCGAAGGGCTTTGGTTGAAAGAAAAATGAATCGTCTGGAAGTTGGAGAAGTTGTTGTAGGAGCAGTAAGAGGAATTAAACCTTATGGTGCATTTATAGATATTGGAGGCGTAAGTGGACTGCTTCACATTTCAGAAATAAGTCATGAACATATTGAAACTCCACATTCTGTATTAAACGTCAATGACCAAATGAAGGTCATGATCATAGACCTAGATGCTGAAAGAGGACGAATTTCACTATCTACCAAGGCACTTGAACCAGAACCTGGAGATATGCTCACAGACCCCCAAAAAGTTTTTGATAAAGCAGAAGAGATGGCAGCAAGATATAAACAAATGCTTCTTGAACAAGCCGAAGAAGGAGAAGATCCTATTGCAGTAATGACTATTTGA
- a CDS encoding UDP-glucuronic acid decarboxylase family protein codes for MPTFPVKNLVTGGAGFLGSHLIDRLMKSGEKVICLDNFFTGSKENIEHWIGHPFFELIQHDVTEPIKLDVDRIWHLACPASPIHYQFNPIKTAKTSFLGTYNMLGLAKRVGARILFASTSEVYGNPEIHPQSEKYNGNVNPIGIRSCYNEGKRVAESLCYDYMRVHGIEIRIARIFNTYGPRMLLNDGRLISNLLVQSIHGKDLTIYGNGNQTRSFCFVDDLIDGLTLFMDSSNKGPMNLGNPEELSILQITNLIRNTSIKKVNLKFSKELEDDPMRRKPSIYHAKKQLNWEPKIMFREGLAITREYFEKKLTFLN; via the coding sequence ATGCCCACATTTCCTGTAAAAAACTTGGTTACTGGGGGAGCTGGGTTTCTGGGTTCTCATTTGATTGATCGCTTAATGAAATCTGGAGAAAAAGTTATATGTTTGGATAATTTTTTTACTGGAAGTAAAGAAAATATTGAACATTGGATTGGACATCCATTTTTTGAGCTTATACAACATGACGTTACCGAGCCAATCAAGCTTGATGTTGACAGGATTTGGCATTTGGCTTGTCCAGCTTCTCCAATTCATTATCAATTTAACCCTATTAAAACAGCTAAGACGAGTTTTCTTGGAACTTACAATATGCTCGGATTAGCGAAGAGAGTTGGAGCTCGAATATTATTCGCAAGTACTAGTGAAGTTTATGGCAATCCCGAAATACATCCTCAATCTGAAAAATATAACGGAAATGTAAACCCTATCGGAATTCGTAGTTGCTATAATGAAGGTAAACGTGTTGCAGAATCATTATGTTATGACTATATGAGAGTGCATGGTATAGAGATAAGAATTGCCAGAATATTTAATACTTATGGTCCTAGAATGTTATTAAACGATGGGAGACTTATTAGCAACTTATTAGTTCAATCAATACATGGAAAGGATTTAACTATTTATGGGAATGGTAATCAAACCAGAAGCTTTTGTTTTGTTGATGATTTGATAGATGGTTTAACTTTATTTATGGATTCTTCAAATAAAGGACCTATGAATTTAGGTAATCCTGAAGAATTATCTATTCTTCAAATAACTAACTTAATTAGAAATACATCAATTAAAAAAGTAAATCTAAAATTTTCGAAAGAACTTGAGGATGATCCTATGAGAAGAAAACCTTCAATTTATCATGCGAAAAAACAATTAAATTGGGAGCCAAAAATAATGTTTAGAGAGGGATTGGCAATTACAAGAGAATATTTTGAAAAGAAATTAACCTTTTTAAACTAA
- a CDS encoding FGGY-family carbohydrate kinase: MLNKSLVLGIDLGTSGVRIAIINTKKKILFTSSKTYSKGLEISEDWLNSLKTLIQETPKDLKEKLVSCSVAGTSGTLLACKKDGKPIGKALPYFLSFSEYSKEIDKLFTKECPGSSISGSVGRALRLIALYGNEIILRHQADWITGWLMNNWDYGEEGNNIRMGWEISNNSWPENFKHLKWLQCLPKIIPSGQTMGNICTNKANELNLPKNLQVIAGTTDSNAGVLATFPNKNDGVTILGSTIVIKKFVNNALSGKGISNHRLLGTWLSGGASNSGAAILLDFFNLEYIEELSKQINPNKSTGLNLIPLSKQGERFPIDNPNLQPKLGPRPVSDSLYLHALFEGLAKIEARGWHKLHELGADLPRQIITIGGGAKNITWKKIREREIGIPIKICNRPPAAGVASIALKGLL; encoded by the coding sequence ATGTTAAATAAATCTCTTGTACTTGGTATAGATCTTGGTACATCAGGTGTAAGAATTGCAATTATTAATACTAAAAAGAAAATACTATTCACGTCATCAAAAACATATTCTAAAGGTCTCGAAATATCAGAAGACTGGCTAAATAGCCTAAAAACTCTAATACAAGAAACTCCAAAAGATCTAAAAGAAAAATTGGTTTCTTGTTCAGTAGCAGGGACGTCTGGCACACTCTTAGCATGCAAGAAGGATGGAAAGCCTATAGGGAAAGCTCTACCTTATTTCTTATCGTTTTCGGAATATTCAAAAGAGATTGATAAGTTATTTACAAAAGAATGTCCAGGCTCAAGTATAAGTGGAAGTGTGGGGAGAGCACTAAGACTTATAGCATTATACGGTAATGAAATAATCTTAAGACACCAAGCAGATTGGATTACTGGATGGCTTATGAATAATTGGGATTATGGAGAGGAAGGTAACAATATTAGGATGGGTTGGGAAATATCAAATAATTCATGGCCAGAAAACTTTAAACATTTAAAGTGGTTACAATGCCTTCCTAAAATAATTCCCTCAGGTCAAACAATGGGAAATATATGTACTAATAAAGCAAATGAATTAAATCTACCCAAAAATCTTCAAGTAATAGCGGGAACTACAGATTCTAATGCTGGGGTTTTAGCGACTTTTCCTAATAAAAATGATGGAGTAACAATCCTTGGTAGCACAATAGTTATTAAAAAGTTTGTAAACAATGCCCTTTCAGGTAAAGGAATCTCAAATCATAGATTATTAGGAACTTGGTTATCTGGTGGTGCCTCTAATTCAGGTGCTGCGATACTTCTTGATTTCTTTAATCTTGAATATATTGAAGAATTAAGCAAACAAATAAATCCTAATAAATCAACAGGATTAAATCTTATTCCACTATCAAAGCAAGGAGAAAGATTTCCAATCGATAATCCCAATTTACAACCTAAATTAGGACCTAGACCAGTCAGTGATTCTCTTTATCTTCATGCATTATTTGAAGGGTTAGCAAAGATAGAAGCAAGAGGCTGGCACAAACTTCATGAATTAGGAGCTGATTTACCTAGGCAAATAATTACTATCGGAGGAGGTGCGAAAAACATTACTTGGAAAAAAATAAGAGAAAGAGAAATCGGTATACCAATAAAAATTTGCAACAGACCCCCGGCTGCAGGGGTAGCAAGTATTGCTTTAAAGGGATTATTATGA